The proteins below are encoded in one region of Amycolatopsis magusensis:
- a CDS encoding TNT domain-containing protein (This protein contains a domain related to Tuberculosis Necrotizing Toxin, which is the C-terminal effector domain of outer membrane channel protein CpnT, and which has a lethal NAD+-glycohydrolase activity.), translating into MCRALPERTSQNVGVAQPTTQLNATEQDTLVKQIGLALLRAAPRDWQRVTAEYRAVGRYHELTGEIVTADGDSREWVATHDIATLFGRLRGGMYRDGRGTWFNARYQLDHPSSYNLEYDRDEPSWDLMPPPQAYADELRMFPRAEENIPEWLMRRMSGLGPERPGPRFRIARVFDGTDPGGHPVITRPDLEHEEQDRLLEYLDQAPVVVPGRGYDTDRLAEVPEAAVPIAFHSDGTWIWPAAVNYYLRTYGVSPEQDLIEHIHQNGFTVPEVPEPARQAAAGYVQRSGPPQRPGAPASPPPVGPPAPVAPPPAQAAPPEPESQFEQFDEHAQQPYTEAAYDQSSYDQAAYDDEYEEKAPQHQEQYATEPHAYPEPDHDGYGGRPQGFDEPESGSHAAHQADPDDEDEFVPAGPDQATRFTPAPKPDPVPAAAAPTQVAMTPIAPGGPPPVEEPEPVDHGDPVLDQLQDKLDELRIPDEAYRIGEPADRGWSLERIDAGWRVGWYDGDLTNPAVFGDADDAAAFMLGKLLLNGRPQAQSAPAPQPPPVAPPQQPPPPPPPPAAPPTQVVAPVQVREEPPEPPQQPFRQQPPPRNAPAPVGALLDGDQGGPGLMTKLTPTPEVAPPTRQAPPARPPEPAPTQQVPIPPVEPPRPAPTPPRPAPRQEEPASAGGSGGGAGGQQWPIKPLAGEPPLTLFRGKELRELPAGSELDRFGGPNGNLTYVAGTPFEERSLVPEWVNRPYHVYRVQRPLEALAGIAIPWFNQPGGGAAYLLPASVEELLNEGDLIELDPGEPPVD; encoded by the coding sequence ATGTGCCGTGCATTGCCGGAGCGGACCAGTCAAAATGTCGGGGTGGCTCAACCGACGACCCAGCTGAACGCAACCGAGCAGGACACCCTGGTCAAGCAGATCGGCCTGGCGCTCCTGCGTGCCGCCCCGCGTGACTGGCAGCGTGTCACCGCCGAGTATCGCGCCGTGGGCCGGTACCACGAGCTGACCGGGGAGATCGTCACCGCCGACGGTGATTCGCGCGAGTGGGTGGCCACCCATGACATCGCCACCCTGTTCGGCAGGCTGCGCGGGGGCATGTACCGCGACGGCCGCGGTACCTGGTTCAACGCCCGCTACCAGCTGGACCACCCGTCCAGCTACAACCTCGAGTACGACCGCGACGAGCCGTCGTGGGACCTGATGCCGCCACCTCAGGCCTACGCGGACGAGCTGCGGATGTTCCCGCGCGCCGAGGAGAACATCCCCGAATGGCTGATGCGCCGGATGTCCGGCCTCGGCCCCGAGCGCCCCGGCCCGCGCTTCCGCATCGCCAGGGTCTTCGACGGCACCGACCCTGGCGGCCACCCGGTGATCACCCGGCCCGACCTCGAGCACGAGGAGCAGGACCGGCTGCTCGAGTACCTGGACCAGGCCCCGGTGGTGGTGCCCGGCCGCGGGTACGACACCGACCGCCTCGCCGAGGTGCCCGAGGCCGCCGTGCCGATCGCCTTCCACAGCGACGGCACCTGGATCTGGCCCGCCGCGGTCAACTACTACCTGCGCACCTACGGCGTCTCGCCGGAGCAGGACCTGATCGAGCACATCCACCAGAACGGCTTCACCGTGCCGGAGGTGCCGGAGCCCGCCCGCCAGGCCGCGGCCGGGTACGTTCAGCGCAGCGGCCCGCCGCAGCGCCCCGGCGCGCCCGCCAGCCCGCCGCCGGTCGGACCGCCGGCCCCGGTGGCCCCGCCGCCCGCGCAGGCCGCGCCGCCGGAGCCGGAGTCGCAGTTCGAGCAGTTCGACGAGCACGCGCAGCAGCCCTACACCGAGGCCGCCTACGACCAGTCGTCCTACGACCAGGCCGCCTACGACGACGAGTACGAGGAAAAGGCGCCGCAGCACCAGGAGCAGTACGCGACCGAGCCACACGCGTACCCGGAGCCGGACCACGACGGCTACGGCGGCCGTCCGCAGGGCTTCGACGAGCCGGAGTCGGGTTCGCACGCCGCGCACCAGGCCGATCCGGACGACGAGGACGAGTTCGTGCCGGCCGGGCCGGACCAGGCGACCCGGTTCACCCCGGCGCCCAAGCCCGACCCGGTGCCCGCGGCCGCCGCGCCCACCCAGGTCGCGATGACGCCGATCGCCCCCGGCGGCCCGCCGCCGGTGGAGGAGCCGGAGCCGGTCGACCACGGCGACCCGGTGCTCGACCAGCTGCAGGACAAGCTGGACGAGCTGCGCATCCCGGACGAGGCGTACCGGATCGGCGAGCCCGCCGACCGCGGCTGGAGCCTGGAGCGCATCGACGCGGGCTGGCGGGTCGGCTGGTACGACGGCGACCTGACCAACCCGGCCGTGTTCGGCGACGCCGACGACGCGGCCGCGTTCATGCTCGGCAAGCTGCTGCTCAACGGCCGTCCGCAGGCGCAGTCGGCCCCGGCACCACAGCCGCCGCCGGTCGCGCCCCCGCAGCAGCCCCCACCGCCCCCGCCGCCCCCGGCCGCGCCGCCGACCCAGGTGGTCGCGCCGGTGCAGGTGCGGGAGGAACCGCCGGAGCCGCCGCAGCAGCCGTTCCGCCAGCAGCCGCCGCCCCGCAACGCCCCGGCCCCGGTCGGCGCGCTGCTCGACGGCGACCAGGGCGGCCCCGGCCTGATGACGAAGCTGACGCCGACGCCCGAGGTGGCGCCGCCGACGCGGCAGGCTCCCCCGGCCCGGCCGCCGGAGCCCGCGCCCACCCAGCAGGTGCCGATCCCGCCGGTCGAGCCGCCGCGCCCGGCTCCCACGCCACCGCGCCCGGCCCCCCGTCAGGAGGAACCGGCTTCCGCGGGCGGCAGTGGCGGTGGTGCCGGTGGTCAGCAGTGGCCGATCAAGCCGCTCGCCGGTGAACCGCCGCTGACCCTGTTCCGCGGCAAGGAACTGCGTGAGCTGCCCGCGGGCAGTGAGCTGGACCGGTTCGGCGGCCCGAACGGCAACCTGACCTACGTGGCGGGCACGCCGTTCGAGGAGCGTTCGCTGGTGCCGGAGTGGGTCAACCGGCCGTACCACGTGTACCGCGTGCAGCGGCCGCTCGAGGCGCTGGCCGGGATCGCCATCCCGTGGTTCAACCAGCCCGGTGGTGGCGCGGCGTACCTGCTGCCCGCGTCGGTCGAGGAGCTGCTCAACGAGGGAGACCTCATCGAGCTGGACCCGGGCGAACCACCGGTCGACTGA
- a CDS encoding error-prone DNA polymerase has protein sequence MGWNNPPVRWDELERGLAGQPIPPEAARDGGDSPAWSRRRDGYSRPADLRSLRGDDQAGAGTRVPYAELHCHSNFSFLDGASHPEELVEEAVRLGLDVLALTDRDGMYGVVRFAEAAADLGLRTVFGTELSIGLSAPQNGVPDPEGENLLLLACQQEGYGNLCRAITRGQLEGPKAEKGRPVYDLEAIAADTAGKCVVLTGGRRGAVRRALAEGGFDAAKARLDQLVALFGREHVVGELISHGEPMDDVENDAIRDLAEAFGLPTVATGGVHYATPRHGQRLAAGLAAIRARRSIEEMEGWLPAADNAFLRSGAEMAEIFTRYPGAVQRAALLGTECAFDLSLVAPALPPFDVPTGHTEATFLRQEVMKGAARWYEGNDAAHRQLEHELRIIEELGFPGYFLIVWDIVEFCRKNNIYCQGRGSAANSAVCFALGITKVDSVKWKLLFERFLAPDRDGYPDIDLDIESGRREEVIQHVYKKYGRLCTAQVANVITYRSRSAVRDAARALGFSPGQQDAWSKQLDRWGPLKSTKDDHDHDIPDEVLALADDLEGFPRHLGIHSGGMVICDRPVSEVCPIEWARMADRSVLQWEKDDCAAVGLVKFDLLGLGMLSALHHMVDLVAEFEGETVELGALDLEDKKVYEMLQRADAIGVFQVESRAQLATLPRLAPRKFYDLAVEVALIRPGPIQGGSVHPFIRRYTGKEEWDFDHPLLANALGKTYGVPLFQEQMMQIALDVAGFTAAEADQLRHAMGSKRSEKRMEQLRQRFYDGAAANGVERELAARIFGKLQAFANFGFPESHALSFAYLVFASAYFKLYHPAAFCAALLRAQPMGFYSPQSLVADARRHGVVVLGPDVNASDWHATLEPHGDKNAHAVRTGLATIRNIGEDLAKALVAERASGGPFADMADVARRVKLKTPQVESLATAGAFGCFEADRRKALWAAGAVAGERPEKLPGSVVGTAAPALPGMDAVDLAVADVWATGMSPDSFPTQFAREQLDALGALSAGALLGVEHGTRVLAGGAVTHRQRPATAGGITFINLEDETGMINVVCSAGLWRRYHRIARDSSTLLVRGVVERADGVVNLIADRLQRLQLRIPAQSRDFR, from the coding sequence ATGGGCTGGAACAACCCGCCGGTCCGCTGGGACGAGCTGGAACGCGGCCTGGCCGGGCAGCCCATCCCGCCGGAGGCCGCGCGCGACGGCGGTGACAGCCCTGCCTGGTCACGCCGTCGCGACGGCTACTCCCGCCCGGCGGACCTGCGCTCCCTGCGCGGGGACGACCAGGCCGGGGCGGGCACCCGCGTGCCCTACGCCGAACTGCACTGCCATTCGAACTTCAGCTTCCTCGACGGCGCGAGCCACCCGGAGGAGCTGGTGGAGGAGGCCGTGCGGCTCGGCCTGGACGTGCTCGCCCTCACCGATCGCGACGGCATGTACGGCGTGGTGCGCTTCGCCGAGGCCGCCGCGGATCTCGGGCTGCGCACGGTGTTCGGCACCGAGTTGAGCATCGGGCTGAGCGCGCCGCAGAACGGCGTGCCCGACCCCGAGGGCGAGAACCTGCTGCTGCTCGCCTGCCAGCAGGAGGGCTACGGCAACCTGTGCCGCGCGATCACCCGCGGCCAGCTCGAAGGGCCGAAGGCGGAGAAGGGCCGCCCGGTCTACGACCTCGAAGCGATCGCCGCGGACACCGCGGGCAAGTGCGTGGTGCTCACCGGCGGCCGCCGGGGCGCGGTGCGGCGCGCGCTGGCCGAAGGCGGGTTCGACGCCGCCAAAGCCCGGCTCGATCAGTTGGTCGCGTTGTTCGGCCGTGAGCACGTCGTCGGTGAGCTGATCTCCCACGGCGAGCCGATGGACGACGTGGAGAACGACGCCATCCGTGACCTGGCGGAGGCGTTCGGCCTGCCGACGGTCGCCACCGGCGGGGTCCACTACGCGACACCGCGGCACGGGCAGCGCCTGGCCGCCGGGCTCGCCGCGATCCGCGCCCGCCGCAGCATCGAGGAGATGGAGGGCTGGCTGCCCGCCGCGGACAACGCGTTCCTGCGCTCGGGCGCGGAAATGGCCGAGATCTTCACGCGGTACCCGGGCGCGGTGCAGCGGGCGGCGTTGCTGGGCACGGAATGCGCGTTCGACCTGAGCCTGGTGGCGCCCGCGTTGCCGCCGTTCGACGTGCCGACGGGGCACACCGAGGCCACCTTCCTCCGCCAGGAGGTGATGAAGGGCGCCGCGCGCTGGTACGAGGGCAACGACGCCGCCCACCGCCAGCTCGAGCACGAGCTCCGGATCATCGAGGAACTCGGCTTCCCCGGCTACTTCCTGATCGTCTGGGACATCGTGGAGTTCTGCCGGAAGAACAACATCTACTGCCAGGGCCGCGGTTCGGCGGCGAACTCGGCGGTCTGCTTCGCGCTCGGGATCACCAAGGTCGACTCGGTGAAGTGGAAGCTGTTGTTCGAGCGCTTCCTCGCGCCGGACCGCGACGGCTACCCCGACATCGACCTGGACATCGAATCCGGTCGGCGGGAGGAGGTGATCCAGCATGTGTACAAGAAGTACGGCAGGTTGTGCACCGCCCAGGTGGCGAACGTGATCACCTACCGCTCGCGCTCGGCGGTCCGCGACGCCGCCCGCGCGCTCGGGTTCTCGCCCGGCCAGCAGGACGCCTGGAGCAAGCAGCTCGACCGCTGGGGCCCATTGAAGTCCACAAAGGACGATCACGACCACGACATCCCGGACGAGGTGCTCGCGCTGGCCGACGACCTCGAAGGCTTCCCCCGGCACCTGGGCATCCACTCCGGCGGCATGGTCATCTGCGACCGCCCGGTGAGCGAGGTGTGCCCGATCGAATGGGCACGGATGGCCGATCGCAGCGTGCTGCAGTGGGAGAAGGACGACTGTGCCGCGGTCGGCCTGGTCAAGTTCGACCTGCTCGGCCTCGGCATGCTGTCCGCGTTGCACCACATGGTCGACCTGGTCGCCGAATTCGAAGGCGAGACCGTCGAACTCGGCGCGCTGGACCTGGAGGACAAGAAGGTCTACGAGATGCTGCAGCGCGCCGACGCGATCGGGGTGTTCCAAGTGGAGAGTCGTGCCCAGCTGGCGACGCTGCCGCGCCTGGCCCCGCGCAAGTTCTACGACCTGGCCGTCGAGGTCGCGCTGATCCGGCCCGGCCCGATCCAGGGCGGTTCGGTGCACCCGTTCATCCGCCGCTACACCGGCAAGGAGGAGTGGGACTTCGACCACCCGCTGCTGGCCAACGCGCTGGGCAAGACCTACGGCGTGCCGTTGTTCCAGGAGCAGATGATGCAGATCGCGCTGGACGTCGCCGGGTTCACCGCCGCCGAGGCCGACCAGTTGCGCCACGCGATGGGGTCGAAGCGCTCGGAGAAGCGGATGGAACAACTGCGGCAGCGCTTCTACGACGGAGCCGCGGCCAACGGCGTCGAGCGGGAGCTGGCCGCACGCATCTTCGGCAAGCTGCAGGCGTTCGCGAACTTCGGCTTCCCGGAAAGCCACGCGCTGAGCTTCGCCTACCTGGTCTTCGCCAGCGCCTACTTCAAGCTCTACCACCCGGCGGCCTTCTGCGCGGCGTTGTTGCGCGCGCAGCCGATGGGCTTCTACTCGCCGCAGTCGCTGGTCGCCGACGCGCGGCGGCACGGCGTGGTGGTGCTCGGGCCCGACGTGAACGCCAGCGACTGGCACGCCACGCTCGAACCCCACGGCGACAAGAACGCCCACGCCGTGCGCACCGGGCTGGCGACCATCCGGAACATCGGCGAGGACCTGGCGAAGGCGTTGGTCGCCGAGCGCGCGAGCGGTGGCCCGTTCGCGGACATGGCCGATGTGGCGCGCCGGGTCAAGCTGAAGACCCCGCAGGTGGAGTCGCTGGCCACGGCCGGTGCCTTCGGCTGCTTCGAGGCGGATCGGCGCAAGGCTCTCTGGGCCGCGGGCGCGGTGGCCGGCGAACGCCCGGAGAAACTGCCGGGCAGCGTGGTGGGCACGGCTGCCCCCGCGCTGCCCGGTATGGACGCGGTGGACCTGGCGGTGGCCGACGTCTGGGCCACCGGCATGTCGCCGGACAGCTTCCCGACGCAGTTCGCCCGCGAGCAGCTGGACGCGCTCGGCGCGCTGTCGGCCGGTGCGCTGCTGGGCGTCGAGCACGGCACGCGGGTGCTCGCCGGGGGCGCGGTCACCCACCGGCAGCGCCCGGCCACCGCGGGCGGCATCACCTTCATCAACCTCGAGGACGAGACCGGCATGATCAACGTGGTCTGCTCGGCCGGGTTGTGGCGGCGCTACCACCGGATCGCGCGCGACAGCTCGACGTTGCTCGTGCGCGGGGTGGTCGAACGCGCGGACGGGGTGGTGAACCTGATCGCCGATCGCCTGCAGCGGCTGCAGTTGCGCATTCCCGCCCAGTCACGGGATTTCCGTTGA
- a CDS encoding DNA polymerase Y family protein, whose translation MSGGSASRMLVLWCPDWPVVAACAAEGVPQTRPAAVFSGNRVVACSALARADGVRRGMRRRDAQARCPELVVFGAEPERDARFFESVAAAVEEVVVGVEVVRPGIVAMPVAGAAGYFGGEQRLAELLVDQVAVECQVGVADGLFAATLAAHRSALVDPGRTAEFLAPLDIRELDQPGSDRAELVDLLRRLGLRTLGAFAALTTREVLSRFGAAGELAHRLASGQAERPPVRRRPPPELTVTKEFDPPLDRVDVAAFMGKTMAAGFQSGLAAWGLACTRLGVYARTENGEELTRVWRCAEPLDAQGVADRIRWQFEGWLKGTSGRPTAGVVQLRLVPEETVEGRSLQLGLIGTEQQLADERAAQAMVHVQGLLGPEAVVTPVLDGGRGPTERVRLVPWGDRRVPERQPEARWDGRLPMPATVFTRPLPVRVLDAAGAEVRITDRYQVSGPPAAVVVNDGPPRPVCGWGGPWRTRAAGADRVRLQVVLDGEAGPAVLLVRALDNPMWTVEGVYD comes from the coding sequence ATGAGCGGGGGGTCGGCCAGCCGGATGCTGGTGTTGTGGTGTCCGGACTGGCCGGTGGTGGCGGCCTGTGCGGCCGAGGGGGTGCCCCAGACCCGGCCCGCGGCGGTGTTTTCCGGGAATCGCGTGGTGGCTTGTTCGGCGCTCGCGCGGGCCGACGGGGTGCGTCGGGGGATGCGTAGGCGGGATGCGCAGGCGCGGTGTCCGGAGTTGGTGGTGTTCGGGGCCGAGCCGGAGCGGGATGCCCGGTTCTTCGAGTCGGTGGCCGCCGCGGTGGAGGAGGTGGTGGTCGGGGTCGAGGTGGTGCGTCCGGGCATCGTCGCCATGCCGGTGGCCGGGGCGGCCGGGTACTTCGGCGGGGAGCAGCGGCTGGCCGAACTGCTGGTGGACCAGGTGGCCGTGGAATGCCAGGTGGGTGTCGCCGACGGGTTGTTCGCGGCGACGCTGGCCGCGCACCGGTCGGCGCTGGTGGACCCCGGCAGGACCGCCGAATTCCTTGCCCCGCTGGACATTCGTGAGCTGGATCAGCCCGGCTCGGACCGGGCCGAGCTGGTCGATCTGCTGCGACGCCTCGGCCTGCGCACGCTCGGGGCGTTTGCGGCGCTGACCACGCGTGAAGTGCTCAGCCGGTTCGGAGCGGCGGGGGAGCTGGCGCACCGGCTGGCGTCCGGGCAGGCCGAGCGGCCGCCGGTCCGGCGCCGCCCGCCACCCGAGCTGACCGTGACCAAGGAATTCGACCCGCCGCTGGACCGGGTGGACGTGGCGGCGTTCATGGGCAAGACCATGGCCGCCGGCTTCCAGTCCGGGCTGGCGGCCTGGGGGCTGGCGTGCACCCGCCTGGGTGTCTACGCCAGGACCGAGAACGGCGAGGAGCTGACCCGCGTCTGGCGCTGCGCCGAACCGCTCGACGCCCAGGGCGTGGCCGACCGGATCCGCTGGCAGTTCGAGGGCTGGCTCAAAGGCACCTCCGGCCGCCCCACCGCGGGCGTGGTCCAGCTGCGGCTGGTGCCGGAGGAAACCGTCGAGGGCCGGTCGCTGCAACTCGGGCTGATCGGCACCGAACAACAGCTCGCCGACGAACGGGCCGCACAGGCGATGGTGCACGTCCAAGGCCTGCTCGGGCCGGAAGCCGTCGTCACCCCGGTGCTCGACGGCGGCCGCGGCCCCACCGAACGGGTACGCCTGGTGCCGTGGGGCGATCGCCGGGTACCCGAGCGGCAGCCGGAGGCGCGCTGGGACGGGCGGCTGCCGATGCCCGCGACGGTGTTCACCCGGCCCTTGCCGGTGCGGGTGCTCGACGCGGCCGGGGCCGAGGTGCGGATCACCGACCGCTACCAGGTCAGCGGCCCGCCCGCCGCCGTGGTGGTCAACGACGGCCCGCCGCGGCCGGTGTGCGGCTGGGGTGGCCCGTGGCGGACCAGGGCCGCGGGCGCGGACCGGGTGCGGCTGCAGGTGGTGCTCGACGGCGAAGCCGGACCGGCCGTGTTGCTGGTCCGCGCGCTCGACAATCCGATGTGGACAGTAGAAGGGGTGTACGACTAG
- a CDS encoding pentapeptide repeat-containing protein, with protein sequence MDDEIETETGEDYRDAVLPRANWERRRFVGCDFTEADLRGLVTQGCTFDECDFTKADLGESRHTASAFRSCVFDRTVLADTTWESCSLLGSSFTECRMRPISLKECDFTLASLGGARFAKVVLAGLRFREANFLDADLTGADLSGADLSGARLAGAKLDGADLRGAKLEARELRQANLAGARVDVDTALAFAAAYGLLVT encoded by the coding sequence GTGGACGACGAAATCGAGACGGAAACCGGCGAGGACTACCGCGACGCCGTGCTGCCGAGGGCGAACTGGGAGCGCCGCCGGTTCGTCGGCTGCGACTTCACCGAGGCCGACCTGCGCGGCCTGGTGACTCAGGGCTGCACCTTCGACGAGTGCGACTTCACCAAGGCCGACCTCGGGGAATCCCGGCACACCGCCTCGGCGTTCCGGTCCTGCGTGTTCGACCGGACGGTGCTCGCCGACACCACCTGGGAGAGCTGCTCGCTGCTCGGATCTTCGTTCACCGAGTGCCGCATGCGCCCGATTTCGTTGAAGGAGTGCGATTTCACGCTCGCGTCACTGGGTGGCGCGCGGTTCGCGAAGGTCGTGCTCGCCGGATTGCGCTTCCGCGAGGCCAACTTCCTCGACGCCGACCTGACCGGCGCGGACCTCTCCGGCGCCGACCTGTCCGGCGCGCGGCTCGCCGGGGCGAAACTGGACGGCGCCGACCTGCGTGGGGCGAAGCTCGAAGCCCGTGAACTCCGGCAGGCGAACCTCGCCGGGGCGCGGGTGGACGTCGACACCGCGCTCGCCTTCGCCGCCGCATACGGCTTGCTGGTGACCTGA
- a CDS encoding DMT family transporter: MSTASQAPEVAEPTGSAPSVAAKVLGVSLAVVSGVAMAVQGRINGQLGVELGDPMLAAVVSFGGGLILLFAALPFAPKMRAGLGKLRDAVREGTLRPWHCLGGLAGAMFVAGQALVVVAIGVAMFTVGVVAGQTVSSLAVDRAGLGPAGPRPLTWPRVAGAVLTLVAVVGSVAGGIGETGAGELWLMLLPLVAGCCVAVQQAVNGRVGAASGSALTATLGNFTVGFVALVLAWLISLLVRGGPTGLPSNPLLYAGGIVGILFISIASLVVKWTGVLLLGLAAIAGQLIGALLLDLLAPAHGERLAPETVGGVALALVAIGIAAFGGRRRRTRPGRRLPQ, from the coding sequence ATGAGCACCGCGAGCCAGGCCCCCGAAGTCGCCGAGCCCACCGGAAGCGCACCCTCCGTCGCCGCCAAGGTACTCGGAGTGAGCCTGGCGGTGGTCTCCGGTGTCGCGATGGCGGTGCAGGGCCGGATCAACGGCCAGCTCGGCGTCGAACTCGGTGACCCGATGCTGGCCGCGGTCGTCTCCTTCGGCGGCGGGCTGATCCTGCTGTTCGCCGCGCTGCCGTTCGCTCCCAAGATGCGCGCGGGCCTCGGGAAGCTCCGCGACGCCGTCCGCGAGGGCACGCTGCGGCCGTGGCACTGCCTCGGTGGGCTGGCCGGCGCGATGTTCGTGGCCGGGCAGGCGCTGGTCGTGGTGGCGATCGGCGTGGCGATGTTCACCGTCGGCGTGGTCGCCGGGCAGACGGTGAGCAGCCTCGCGGTGGACCGCGCCGGCCTCGGCCCGGCCGGTCCGCGCCCGCTGACCTGGCCGCGCGTGGCCGGTGCCGTGCTCACCCTGGTGGCGGTGGTCGGCTCGGTGGCGGGCGGCATCGGCGAAACCGGCGCCGGTGAGCTGTGGCTGATGCTGCTGCCGCTGGTCGCGGGCTGCTGCGTGGCGGTGCAGCAGGCGGTCAACGGTCGCGTCGGCGCGGCGTCGGGCAGCGCGCTGACCGCGACGCTGGGCAACTTCACCGTCGGCTTCGTCGCGTTGGTGCTCGCGTGGCTGATCTCACTGCTCGTGCGCGGCGGCCCGACCGGCCTGCCGTCGAACCCGCTGCTCTACGCGGGCGGGATCGTCGGCATCCTGTTCATCTCGATCGCCTCACTGGTGGTCAAGTGGACCGGGGTGCTGCTGCTCGGCCTGGCCGCGATCGCCGGTCAGCTGATCGGGGCCCTGCTGCTCGACCTGCTGGCGCCCGCGCACGGCGAGCGGCTGGCGCCCGAGACGGTCGGCGGGGTGGCGCTGGCGCTGGTGGCGATCGGCATCGCCGCGTTCGGCGGCAGGCGGCGCCGAACCCGTCCCGGCCGCCGTTTGCCACAATGA
- a CDS encoding bifunctional methylenetetrahydrofolate dehydrogenase/methenyltetrahydrofolate cyclohydrolase encodes MTATVLDGKATKDAIFDELKPRVAALAERGITPGLATVLVGDDPGSHWYVKAKHADSAKVGVNSIRRDLPADITQDKLESVIDELNADPACTGYIVQMPLPKHLDTGAILERIDPDKDADGLAPVSLGRLVLGETAPLPCTPLGIVELLRRYDVPLDGARVTVIGRGITVGRPLGLLLTRRSENSTVTLCHTGTRDLAAEVRRADIVVAAAGVPGIITPEMVKPGAAVLDVGVSRVDGKIAGDLAAGVEEVAGFISPNPGGVGPMTRAMLISNVVEAAERAAR; translated from the coding sequence GTGACGGCGACGGTTCTCGACGGCAAAGCGACCAAGGACGCGATCTTCGACGAGCTCAAGCCGCGGGTCGCGGCGCTCGCCGAGCGCGGCATCACCCCGGGGCTGGCCACCGTGCTGGTCGGCGACGACCCCGGCTCGCACTGGTACGTCAAGGCGAAGCACGCCGACAGCGCCAAGGTCGGGGTCAACTCGATCCGGCGCGACCTGCCAGCCGACATCACCCAGGACAAGCTCGAATCGGTCATCGACGAGCTGAACGCCGACCCGGCGTGCACCGGCTACATCGTGCAGATGCCGCTGCCGAAGCACTTGGACACCGGCGCCATCCTCGAGCGGATCGACCCGGACAAGGACGCCGACGGCCTCGCCCCGGTCAGCCTCGGCAGGCTCGTGCTCGGCGAGACCGCGCCGCTTCCGTGCACCCCGCTGGGCATCGTGGAACTGCTGCGCCGCTACGACGTGCCGCTGGACGGCGCCAGGGTGACGGTGATCGGCCGCGGGATCACCGTGGGCAGGCCGCTGGGCCTGCTGCTCACCCGCCGCAGCGAGAACTCGACGGTGACGCTCTGCCACACCGGCACCCGCGACCTGGCCGCCGAGGTCAGGCGCGCGGACATCGTGGTGGCCGCGGCGGGCGTGCCGGGCATCATCACGCCGGAGATGGTCAAGCCGGGTGCCGCGGTGCTCGACGTTGGCGTGTCCAGGGTCGACGGCAAGATCGCCGGTGACCTGGCGGCCGGGGTCGAGGAGGTGGCCGGGTTCATCTCGCCGAACCCCGGCGGCGTCGGCCCGATGACCAGGGCGATGCTGATCAGCAACGTGGTGGAAGCCGCCGAACGGGCCGCGCGGTGA
- a CDS encoding DUF3017 domain-containing protein — protein MAVVALAALRIGMYHWRQGAALIGGALLTAAVLRGVLSDTRAGLLAIRGKAVDVITYSAFATLILFVALTITRGPGV, from the coding sequence ATGGCGGTGGTCGCGCTGGCCGCGCTGCGGATCGGGATGTACCACTGGCGCCAGGGCGCGGCCCTGATCGGCGGCGCGCTGCTGACCGCCGCGGTGCTGCGCGGGGTGCTCTCGGACACCCGCGCCGGGCTGCTGGCCATCCGCGGCAAGGCCGTCGACGTGATCACCTACTCCGCCTTCGCCACGCTCATCCTCTTCGTGGCGCTGACCATCACGCGCGGCCCGGGCGTCTGA